A region from the Streptosporangium sp. NBC_01756 genome encodes:
- a CDS encoding GntR family transcriptional regulator — MPVIDDVRSLILGGRYAPGDRLGEVELAEALSVSRTPVREALRRLQAEGLVEITANKGARVMEYPRGDLETIFELRARIEGLAARQAATIATAEHAEALHEVALAIREHAERGDSDAVYRLNAEFHQSLVGIGGSAVLAQSISSLVHSPVLLRTYGSFDEEAMHRSVNHHIEIVAAIRAGDPEWAEAVMRAHLFSARASLLGPRHQENP, encoded by the coding sequence ATGCCAGTGATCGACGATGTCCGCAGCCTGATCCTCGGAGGGCGCTACGCCCCTGGTGACCGGCTCGGTGAGGTCGAGCTGGCCGAGGCGCTCAGCGTCAGCCGGACCCCGGTCCGCGAGGCGCTGCGGCGCCTGCAGGCCGAGGGACTCGTCGAGATCACGGCCAACAAGGGCGCCCGCGTCATGGAGTACCCCCGGGGCGACCTGGAGACGATCTTCGAGCTGCGGGCCAGGATCGAGGGGCTCGCCGCCCGCCAGGCGGCCACCATCGCGACCGCCGAGCACGCCGAAGCCCTCCACGAGGTCGCCCTCGCGATAAGGGAGCACGCCGAGCGGGGTGACTCCGACGCGGTCTACCGGCTCAACGCCGAGTTCCACCAGTCCCTGGTGGGGATCGGCGGCAGCGCCGTACTCGCCCAGTCCATCAGCTCGCTGGTCCACTCACCGGTGCTGCTGCGCACCTACGGCTCCTTCGACGAGGAGGCCATGCACCGCAGCGTCAACCACCACATCGAGATCGTGGCGGCCATCCGGGCCGGAGACCCCGAATGGGCGGAGGCGGTCATGCGCGCCCACCTGTTCTCGGCCAGGGCGTCACTGCTGGGCCCCCGACACCAGGAGAACCCGTGA
- a CDS encoding DUF397 domain-containing protein encodes MTGEQEWITSSYSGSGQQCVQMKPTPSGVTVRDSKNPDGAWLACTSEAWRSLVAAAKDGVYDLPAHVREAPSRPAKPAFGDLRLMTARWLPVPRRDDGHLSIAFVDDHVAMRLSPRPETLVFTPGEWDAWLCGARDGEFDRLAPVPCAED; translated from the coding sequence ATGACCGGCGAGCAGGAATGGATCACCAGCAGCTACAGCGGCAGCGGCCAGCAGTGCGTTCAGATGAAGCCGACACCGTCCGGAGTCACCGTTCGCGACTCCAAGAATCCGGACGGCGCATGGCTGGCGTGCACTTCTGAGGCCTGGCGGTCACTGGTGGCCGCAGCCAAGGACGGCGTCTACGATCTGCCCGCGCACGTGCGGGAAGCACCATCTCGGCCGGCGAAACCAGCCTTTGGAGACCTTCGCCTGATGACAGCCAGGTGGCTGCCCGTTCCCCGTCGAGACGATGGGCACCTGTCGATCGCGTTCGTTGACGACCACGTGGCGATGAGGCTCTCCCCAAGGCCTGAGACGCTCGTCTTCACCCCGGGTGAATGGGACGCGTGGCTGTGCGGGGCCAGAGACGGAGAGTTCGACCGTCTTGCTCCTGTGCCTTGTGCGGAGGATTAG
- a CDS encoding isochorismatase family protein, producing MTRDHEEVFGGTLPFGERPALVLIDLMRAYFEPGAELYLGSRACLDAAARTLAAARAADVPVIHTRVAFGPGGVDGGLFFRKVAPLRHLVGDGPLGALMPEVAPLPGELVIVKQYASAFFGTTLASTLTALRADTLLITGVSTSGCVRATAVDAVQHGFVPVVVRQAVGDRDPRPHEANLFDIQAKYGEVWDDTRVIARLAGRE from the coding sequence GTGACCAGAGACCACGAGGAGGTGTTCGGAGGCACCCTGCCGTTCGGGGAGCGTCCGGCGCTCGTTCTCATCGACCTGATGCGCGCCTACTTCGAACCGGGCGCCGAGCTCTACCTGGGCTCGCGCGCCTGTCTGGACGCGGCGGCCCGTACCCTGGCCGCCGCCCGCGCCGCCGACGTCCCGGTCATCCACACCCGGGTCGCCTTCGGCCCCGGCGGCGTCGACGGCGGCCTGTTCTTCCGCAAGGTCGCCCCGCTCCGCCACCTGGTGGGCGACGGGCCACTCGGCGCCCTGATGCCCGAGGTGGCCCCGCTCCCCGGCGAGCTGGTGATCGTCAAGCAGTACGCCAGTGCCTTCTTCGGCACCACCCTGGCCTCCACCCTCACCGCGCTGCGCGCCGACACCCTGCTCATCACCGGCGTCTCCACCAGCGGCTGCGTCCGGGCCACCGCCGTCGACGCCGTCCAGCACGGCTTCGTGCCCGTCGTCGTCCGCCAGGCCGTCGGCGACCGCGACCCCCGACCGCACGAGGCGAACCTGTTCGACATCCAGGCCAAGTACGGCGAGGTCTGGGACGACACCCGGGTGATCGCCCGGCTGGCCGGGCGGGAGTGA
- a CDS encoding helix-turn-helix domain-containing protein, producing MLRELRAIRESRDLSPEQVAKRLGWSRSKIYRVENGESRLILEDLELLLNVYGVPSPQAEALGKLCREAWKRGWWLAYSDMYKGGSYFVLEDDASAITFVAHNIPGLLQTSEYAHALIAETLLDGSDQEIRRRAETRVARHQILGRANAPRITVILDEAILWRAVGGTEVAHAQLDHLIGVATHPEITVHVIPFNAGGHPGLDGEFTILDFPDKEDPPVAYQEGLFGDIFVEAPEDVARYYRAADTARERALVHDDSVALIKDVRKATR from the coding sequence TTGCTGAGAGAACTGCGCGCCATCCGCGAATCGCGTGACCTGTCGCCCGAGCAGGTCGCCAAGCGACTGGGCTGGTCCCGGTCGAAGATTTATCGCGTGGAAAACGGCGAGAGCCGCCTGATCCTCGAAGACCTCGAACTGCTCCTCAACGTCTACGGGGTACCCTCGCCGCAGGCGGAAGCGCTCGGCAAACTCTGCCGGGAGGCATGGAAGCGCGGTTGGTGGCTGGCCTACAGCGACATGTACAAAGGGGGCTCGTACTTCGTCCTGGAAGACGACGCCTCAGCGATCACGTTCGTCGCCCACAACATCCCTGGACTGCTGCAAACCTCTGAGTACGCCCACGCTCTGATCGCGGAGACCTTGTTGGACGGATCTGATCAGGAGATACGTCGACGTGCTGAGACACGCGTCGCCCGCCATCAGATTCTCGGCCGTGCCAACGCACCTCGGATCACCGTCATCCTGGACGAGGCCATCCTGTGGCGAGCCGTCGGCGGGACCGAAGTCGCCCACGCTCAACTCGACCACCTGATCGGTGTCGCAACCCACCCGGAGATCACCGTTCACGTCATCCCTTTTAATGCGGGAGGTCATCCGGGCCTGGACGGGGAATTCACCATTCTGGATTTTCCCGACAAGGAGGACCCTCCTGTGGCCTATCAGGAGGGTCTGTTCGGAGATATCTTCGTGGAGGCGCCCGAAGACGTCGCCCGTTACTACCGGGCCGCCGATACCGCACGCGAAAGAGCCCTTGTCCACGACGATTCGGTGGCGCTGATCAAGGACGTGAGGAAGGCGACGCGATGA
- a CDS encoding LLM class F420-dependent oxidoreductase yields the protein MKLGLTCPRFTWTGGDSAIAGRFAAVARGADEAGLHSLWVMDHFFQIPNFGAVEDPMLEAYGALSYAAALTSRVTLGTLVTGAVYREPGLLVKQVSTLDALSGGRAVLGIGAGWYEQEARGLGLRFPSLAERFERLEETLQIAEQMWSDDDKPYEGRHYRLERTLNAPQARPPILIGGSGEKKTLRLVAEYADACNFLYGADVPHKLGVLRAHCARLGRPYEEIEKTLHMRIPDGQSVEESVQRCGELAALGIDHVIVAVPDAAADSSLTHLAALATQISAITPAGR from the coding sequence ATGAAACTCGGTCTGACCTGCCCGCGCTTCACCTGGACCGGCGGTGACTCCGCCATCGCCGGGCGGTTCGCGGCCGTCGCCCGCGGCGCCGACGAAGCGGGGCTGCACAGTCTGTGGGTGATGGACCATTTCTTCCAGATCCCCAACTTCGGCGCCGTGGAGGATCCGATGCTGGAGGCGTACGGCGCGCTGTCCTACGCCGCCGCCCTCACCAGCCGGGTCACGCTGGGCACCCTCGTGACCGGCGCCGTCTACCGCGAGCCCGGCCTGCTGGTGAAACAGGTCAGCACCCTGGACGCGCTCTCCGGCGGACGCGCCGTCCTCGGCATCGGCGCCGGCTGGTACGAGCAGGAGGCCCGCGGTCTCGGCCTCCGCTTCCCTTCCCTGGCCGAACGGTTCGAGCGGCTGGAGGAGACGCTCCAGATCGCCGAGCAGATGTGGAGCGATGACGACAAGCCGTACGAGGGCCGGCACTACCGGCTGGAGCGTACGCTCAACGCGCCCCAGGCGCGCCCGCCGATCCTGATCGGCGGCAGCGGTGAGAAGAAGACCCTCCGTCTCGTCGCCGAGTACGCCGACGCCTGCAACTTCCTGTACGGCGCCGACGTGCCGCACAAACTCGGTGTGCTGCGCGCTCACTGTGCACGGCTGGGACGGCCCTACGAGGAGATCGAGAAGACCCTCCACATGCGCATCCCCGACGGCCAGAGTGTCGAGGAGAGTGTCCAGCGCTGCGGCGAGCTGGCCGCCCTGGGCATCGACCACGTCATCGTCGCCGTCCCCGACGCCGCCGCCGACTCCTCGCTCACGCATCTGGCCGCGCTCGCCACGCAGATCTCCGCCATCACCCCGGCCGGGCGCTGA
- a CDS encoding hydroxymethylglutaryl-CoA lyase — MNVEVVEVGPRDGLQNEPVTVPAAVKVAYVEALVAAGLRRIEAVSFAHPGRVPQMADAEEVMARVPRVTGVRYAGLVLNGRGLDRALKAGVDEVNVVVVATETFSQRNQGMSVGDAVRGFGAIAERAREAGLGVTLTVAASFGCPFEGEVDPAWVAELVRRCPGAQEVALADTIGVGVPADVRRLVEAVREVSALPLRFHFHNTRNTGYANALAALEAGAASLDASAGGIGGCPFAPAATGNIATEDLLYLLHRSGVTTGADLTGVLAAAALVETGLGGRVPAQLGRAGDWPVTGR; from the coding sequence ATGAACGTCGAGGTGGTCGAGGTCGGTCCGCGTGACGGCCTGCAGAACGAGCCGGTGACCGTGCCCGCCGCCGTGAAGGTCGCCTACGTCGAGGCGCTGGTGGCCGCGGGTCTGAGACGGATCGAGGCGGTCAGCTTCGCGCATCCGGGCCGGGTGCCGCAGATGGCCGACGCCGAGGAGGTCATGGCCCGGGTGCCCCGCGTCACCGGGGTCCGCTATGCCGGGCTGGTGCTCAACGGGCGTGGCCTGGACCGGGCGCTGAAAGCCGGCGTGGACGAGGTGAACGTCGTCGTGGTCGCCACCGAGACCTTCTCCCAGCGCAACCAGGGCATGTCGGTCGGCGACGCGGTCCGCGGCTTCGGCGCGATCGCCGAGCGTGCACGCGAGGCCGGCCTCGGAGTGACGCTGACCGTGGCGGCGAGCTTCGGCTGCCCGTTCGAAGGCGAGGTCGACCCCGCGTGGGTCGCCGAGCTGGTACGGCGCTGCCCCGGCGCGCAGGAGGTGGCGCTGGCCGACACCATCGGTGTGGGCGTCCCGGCCGACGTGCGCCGCCTGGTGGAGGCGGTCCGGGAGGTCTCGGCGCTCCCGTTGCGGTTCCACTTCCACAACACCCGCAACACCGGCTACGCCAACGCCCTCGCCGCTCTGGAAGCGGGTGCCGCGTCCCTGGACGCCAGCGCCGGCGGCATCGGCGGCTGCCCCTTCGCACCCGCCGCGACCGGCAACATCGCCACCGAGGACCTGCTCTACCTGCTGCACCGCTCGGGCGTGACGACCGGCGCCGACCTGACCGGCGTGCTCGCCGCCGCGGCCCTCGTCGAGACCGGGCTGGGCGGCCGGGTGCCCGCCCAGCTCGGCCGCGCGGGCGACTGGCCCGTGACCGGCCGCTAA
- a CDS encoding DUF2804 domain-containing protein: MSTHEASTHEREITAPTDLCTPDGRLNPAAVGWSRTPLHRCNLRGWGRTKRWEYWCVTTPTHLIAITVSDIDYLGLNSVYFLEYGGRELARTSMIPLARGVRLPQSLGDGDVTVRGAVTVGIRQEESGTRLTARCATPDGPLEADLLVALPPGHETLSVVVPWSGRRFQYTSKHTARPAEGTVRIGSTAIDFTGGWGVLDHGRGRWPYDTLWNWGAASGHTGGHTVGLQLGGKWTVGTGMTENALCVDGRLTKIGEELDWGYSDFLGPWTVRTPGSDRVELTFTPFHERADRTDTGLILNDTHQCFGHYSGVIRPVGGSPIEVDGLLGWAEQVHMRW, from the coding sequence ATGTCCACTCACGAGGCGTCCACCCACGAGCGGGAGATCACCGCGCCGACCGATCTTTGCACTCCGGACGGGCGGCTCAACCCGGCGGCCGTCGGCTGGTCGCGGACACCGCTGCACCGCTGCAACCTGCGTGGCTGGGGCCGGACCAAACGCTGGGAGTACTGGTGCGTCACGACACCGACGCACCTGATCGCCATCACCGTCAGCGACATCGACTACCTGGGCCTCAACAGCGTCTACTTCCTGGAGTACGGCGGGCGTGAGCTCGCCAGAACCAGCATGATCCCTCTCGCTCGCGGTGTGCGGCTGCCGCAGAGTCTCGGCGACGGGGATGTGACCGTACGGGGCGCGGTGACCGTGGGGATCCGGCAGGAGGAGAGCGGCACCCGCCTGACGGCCCGGTGCGCCACCCCTGACGGGCCGCTGGAAGCGGATCTTCTGGTCGCCCTCCCGCCCGGGCACGAAACGCTCAGCGTGGTCGTCCCGTGGAGCGGGCGCCGTTTCCAGTACACCTCCAAGCACACCGCCCGCCCCGCCGAGGGCACCGTCCGGATCGGCTCGACCGCGATCGACTTCACCGGCGGCTGGGGGGTCCTCGACCACGGCCGGGGACGCTGGCCGTACGACACCCTGTGGAACTGGGGCGCGGCCTCGGGACATACCGGCGGGCACACGGTGGGCCTGCAGTTGGGCGGCAAGTGGACCGTCGGTACCGGGATGACCGAGAACGCGCTGTGCGTGGACGGCCGGCTCACCAAGATCGGTGAAGAACTCGACTGGGGATACTCCGACTTCCTCGGCCCCTGGACGGTCCGGACCCCCGGATCCGATCGGGTCGAGCTGACCTTCACCCCGTTCCACGAACGCGCCGACCGGACCGATACCGGTCTGATCCTCAACGACACCCACCAGTGCTTCGGCCACTACTCCGGCGTCATCCGCCCCGTCGGCGGGTCTCCGATCGAGGTGGACGGCCTGCTCGGCTGGGCCGAACAGGTCCACATGCGCTGGTGA
- a CDS encoding CaiB/BaiF CoA transferase family protein, giving the protein MRGLPLGDVRVVELGQLLAGPFCGQLLGDFGAEVIKIEDPGRGDPMRQWGREKPYGKSLWWPVVARNKKSVTCDLRTSRGQELVRGLVEKADVLLENFRPGTLERWGMSPRELHAINPRLVVTRVSGFGQTGPYAPQAGYGSIGEAMGGIRYVTGDPDRPPSRAGISLGDSLAAVHACIGTLVALHERDRSGHGQVVDSAIYEAVLAMMESMLPEWQQASYQRERTGSVLPNVSPSNVYPTEDGDSILIAANQDSVFRRLAAVMGAEELAEDPRYATHGARGEHMAALDQIIATWTAGFPAAELLALLNRGGVPAGRIYRAKDMFEDPHFAAREAIVRVPHPDFGELAMHNVVPKLSATPGSVRTAGPTLGQHNDEVYRGLLGLTAEEIAGLSADGVI; this is encoded by the coding sequence ATGAGAGGCCTGCCACTCGGCGACGTACGCGTCGTCGAGCTCGGCCAGCTACTGGCCGGGCCGTTCTGCGGCCAACTGCTCGGCGACTTCGGCGCCGAAGTGATCAAGATCGAGGACCCCGGCCGAGGTGACCCGATGCGGCAGTGGGGCCGGGAGAAGCCGTACGGGAAGTCGCTGTGGTGGCCGGTCGTGGCGCGCAACAAGAAGTCGGTGACATGCGACCTGCGCACCTCCCGAGGGCAGGAGCTGGTCCGCGGACTGGTCGAGAAGGCCGACGTGCTGCTGGAGAACTTCCGGCCCGGCACCCTGGAGCGCTGGGGCATGTCCCCGCGGGAACTGCACGCGATCAACCCCCGGCTGGTCGTCACCCGGGTCAGCGGGTTCGGCCAGACGGGACCGTACGCGCCACAGGCCGGGTACGGCTCGATCGGCGAGGCCATGGGCGGCATCCGCTACGTCACCGGCGACCCCGACCGGCCGCCGTCGCGCGCCGGCATCTCGCTCGGCGACTCCCTCGCCGCCGTGCACGCCTGCATCGGCACCCTGGTCGCGCTGCACGAGCGCGACCGCAGCGGGCATGGCCAGGTCGTCGACTCGGCGATCTACGAGGCGGTGCTCGCCATGATGGAGTCGATGCTGCCGGAGTGGCAGCAGGCCTCCTACCAGCGCGAGCGCACCGGTTCCGTGCTGCCCAACGTCTCGCCGAGCAACGTCTACCCCACCGAGGACGGCGACTCCATCCTCATCGCCGCCAACCAGGACAGCGTGTTCCGCCGGCTGGCCGCCGTGATGGGCGCGGAGGAGCTGGCCGAGGACCCCCGCTATGCCACACACGGCGCGCGCGGCGAGCACATGGCCGCGCTCGACCAGATCATCGCCACCTGGACGGCGGGATTCCCCGCCGCGGAGTTGCTGGCCCTGCTCAACCGGGGCGGCGTCCCCGCCGGGCGCATCTACCGGGCCAAGGACATGTTCGAGGACCCGCACTTCGCGGCACGGGAGGCGATCGTCCGCGTCCCTCATCCGGACTTCGGTGAGCTGGCCATGCACAACGTCGTGCCCAAGCTGTCGGCCACCCCCGGCAGCGTGCGCACCGCCGGCCCCACCCTCGGCCAGCACAACGACGAGGTCTACCGCGGGCTGCTCGGCCTGACCGCCGAGGAGATCGCCGGCCTGTCGGCCGACGGCGTCATCTGA
- a CDS encoding DUF6461 domain-containing protein, translated as MIAPPDDYAWFSYERFPDLAEAYCFTYVRGLTPEQLVARLGARPEDFTLMTLEELIATSYKHGYGNAFLGATTIGDWAFVVEPNGGIGADEGIITPLSAGTRIVSHFRDVEGVESFYWSEDGEIRFCFIADDGYSEEVPEEIVESMQRIDSDYRRLYPSEGPAFLMAERLTGITLTPELLEGSTYLCGAIPEPG; from the coding sequence ATGATCGCGCCCCCTGACGACTATGCCTGGTTCTCCTACGAGCGCTTCCCCGACCTGGCGGAGGCCTACTGCTTCACCTACGTCCGCGGCCTGACACCCGAGCAACTAGTGGCCCGGCTCGGTGCCCGGCCGGAGGACTTCACGCTTATGACGCTTGAGGAGCTGATCGCGACCAGCTACAAGCACGGCTACGGCAACGCGTTCCTCGGCGCCACGACCATCGGCGACTGGGCGTTCGTCGTCGAGCCCAACGGCGGAATCGGCGCCGATGAAGGAATCATCACGCCGTTGTCGGCGGGCACCCGCATCGTCTCCCACTTCCGCGACGTCGAAGGCGTTGAATCTTTCTACTGGAGCGAAGATGGAGAGATCCGGTTCTGCTTCATCGCTGATGACGGTTACTCGGAAGAGGTGCCGGAGGAGATCGTGGAGAGCATGCAGCGGATCGACTCCGACTACAGACGCCTCTACCCCAGCGAAGGGCCGGCGTTCCTCATGGCTGAGCGTCTCACCGGAATCACGCTGACACCGGAACTGCTGGAGGGATCCACCTACCTGTGCGGAGCCATTCCCGAACCGGGGTGA
- a CDS encoding ISAs1 family transposase, translating to MPSSPIDVLARHLEHVTVADPLTDLLDLPTLAEVLDAVPDPRSRRGRRYRLGPLLALSLLAVLGGATSLAKITRVIAGYDPDLRARAGLPGTPRLAASTLGRLLARLDGDAFDTATCGYLATLTADAPPVTTSNPPSHRTPLAGLAVDGKTLRGSRTTDTTVHLLAATRHDPQVVVAQRQIEAKSNEIPAFAPLLSGLDLTGVVVTADALHTQHNHAHYIIAAGGHYLFIVKGNQPTLNRRLKALPWREAILNHRTDERGHGRREIRRMKICTVRPGLPFPHAAQAIQVKRRRTDHKTGKTTIVTIYAVTSLPPGRITHAQLAALVRGHWSIEALHHIRDVTYREDASKIRTGTAPRIMASLRNLAIGLARLIGWTNIAAATDYYRSHPVSGLQLLGLTT from the coding sequence GTGCCATCATCCCCGATCGACGTGCTCGCCCGCCACCTGGAGCACGTCACCGTAGCCGACCCACTGACCGACCTGCTCGATCTGCCGACCCTGGCCGAGGTGCTGGATGCGGTGCCCGACCCGCGCAGCCGCCGGGGACGCCGCTACCGGCTCGGCCCGCTGCTGGCGTTATCCCTGCTCGCCGTGCTTGGCGGAGCAACATCTCTGGCAAAGATCACCCGGGTCATCGCCGGATATGACCCAGACCTGCGCGCCCGAGCTGGGTTACCCGGTACACCACGGCTGGCCGCCAGCACCTTGGGACGGCTCCTCGCCCGCCTGGACGGCGACGCCTTCGACACCGCCACCTGCGGCTACCTCGCTACGCTCACGGCCGACGCCCCGCCCGTCACCACGAGCAACCCGCCCTCACACCGGACCCCGCTCGCCGGCTTGGCCGTGGACGGCAAGACCCTGCGCGGTAGTCGCACCACCGACACCACGGTCCACCTGCTGGCCGCCACCCGCCACGACCCCCAGGTCGTCGTGGCCCAACGGCAGATCGAGGCCAAGAGCAACGAGATCCCCGCCTTCGCGCCCTTGCTGTCCGGACTGGACCTTACCGGCGTGGTGGTCACCGCCGATGCCCTGCACACCCAGCACAACCATGCCCATTACATCATCGCCGCCGGCGGCCACTATCTGTTTATCGTCAAGGGCAACCAGCCCACCCTGAACCGCCGGCTCAAGGCCCTGCCCTGGCGCGAAGCCATCCTCAACCACCGCACCGACGAGCGCGGACACGGCCGCCGCGAGATCCGCCGCATGAAGATCTGCACGGTCCGTCCGGGGCTGCCCTTCCCGCACGCCGCGCAAGCGATCCAGGTCAAACGCCGCCGCACCGACCACAAGACGGGCAAGACCACCATCGTCACGATCTACGCCGTCACCAGCCTCCCACCCGGACGGATCACCCACGCCCAGCTTGCCGCACTGGTCCGCGGCCACTGGAGCATCGAAGCCCTGCACCACATTCGCGACGTCACCTACCGCGAGGACGCCTCCAAAATCCGTACCGGCACCGCGCCCCGGATCATGGCCAGCCTCCGCAACCTCGCTATCGGCCTGGCCCGCCTGATCGGCTGGACCAACATCGCCGCCGCCACCGACTACTACCGCAGCCATCCCGTTAGCGGCCTTCAGCTACTCGGTCTTACGACATGA
- a CDS encoding DUF6221 family protein: MGELIAFLRNRIDDDEQEWRTPPRKLRSISSRMLGDVEARRRIIDRISGGDQTHDDLLVLMGLATRYFDHPDYRRKWWTYPDE; the protein is encoded by the coding sequence ATGGGTGAGTTGATCGCATTCTTGCGCAATCGTATCGACGATGACGAGCAAGAATGGCGTACTCCACCTCGAAAACTGAGATCGATATCTTCAAGGATGCTTGGCGACGTCGAGGCGAGACGACGGATAATTGACCGCATCTCCGGTGGTGATCAGACCCATGATGACCTGCTGGTTTTAATGGGGCTCGCCACGCGTTACTTCGACCACCCCGACTATCGGCGAAAATGGTGGACGTATCCAGATGAGTAA
- a CDS encoding HAD family hydrolase, with product MIVTIRAVVFDVGGVLEITADLGVAEQWEERLSLPAGELNNRMFDVWMAGSVGTITENEVHQAVADRLGLADQHVEAFMAAIWRQYLGVPNTELIEYVRELRSRCHTAILSNSFVGARKQEQTAYGFEDLVGQIIYSHEVGMSKPDPRIYALTCARLGVRPEEMVFLDDVDGFVAGARDAGIHAIHYQNNTQAIDEIEKLLAVS from the coding sequence ATGATCGTGACGATTCGTGCGGTGGTGTTCGATGTCGGCGGCGTATTGGAGATCACTGCAGACCTCGGTGTCGCTGAGCAGTGGGAGGAGCGTCTCAGCTTGCCCGCCGGTGAACTCAACAACCGTATGTTCGATGTCTGGATGGCGGGCAGTGTCGGCACGATCACCGAGAACGAGGTGCACCAAGCGGTTGCCGACCGCCTCGGTCTGGCCGACCAGCACGTCGAAGCGTTCATGGCTGCCATCTGGCGGCAATACCTCGGCGTACCCAACACTGAATTGATCGAATATGTCCGCGAGCTCCGCTCACGGTGCCACACTGCGATACTCAGCAATAGCTTCGTCGGCGCCCGGAAACAAGAGCAGACGGCTTACGGATTCGAAGACCTCGTCGGGCAGATCATCTATTCACACGAGGTCGGCATGAGTAAGCCCGATCCGCGGATTTACGCACTCACCTGTGCACGACTTGGCGTTCGCCCCGAGGAGATGGTATTTCTTGATGATGTGGATGGGTTCGTCGCCGGCGCACGCGACGCTGGCATTCACGCGATTCACTACCAGAACAACACCCAGGCGATAGACGAGATAGAAAAGCTGCTGGCGGTCTCATGA
- a CDS encoding class I SAM-dependent methyltransferase, with translation MEESRLQELVGQVVLDMGAAFGAATVVIGDRLGLWKAMAGAGPLSASELARRTGTGERLVTEWLAAQAAAGYVSYSDGSGAGGTEGSGGSGADGAEGSGGSGAGGTYTLTEEQATVFADDSSPVFMTGLAEVISSVYRDEDKIVDAYRGGKALAWGDHDPALFEGTERFFRPGYAANLPTDWIPALRGVQEKLTGGARVADVGCGHGASTLVLARTYPETRLTGFDSHEPSITRARELAVQAGVADRVTFETARADDYPGTGYDLVCLFDCLHDMGDPVGALRHIRTTLAPDGTVLLVEPFAYGRLPDDLNPVGRLFFNASATVCVPGALSQGATKALGAQAGQERLFEVAGQAGFTRSRQAAATPFNLVLELKP, from the coding sequence ATGGAGGAATCCAGGCTTCAGGAGCTCGTGGGTCAGGTCGTGCTGGACATGGGGGCCGCGTTCGGAGCGGCGACGGTCGTGATCGGCGACCGGCTCGGCCTGTGGAAGGCGATGGCCGGGGCGGGACCGCTCAGCGCCAGTGAGCTGGCCCGGCGCACCGGCACCGGCGAACGGCTCGTCACCGAATGGCTGGCCGCGCAGGCCGCCGCCGGATACGTCTCCTACTCCGACGGTTCCGGCGCGGGCGGCACCGAGGGTTCGGGTGGTTCCGGTGCGGACGGCGCGGAGGGCTCGGGTGGTTCCGGTGCGGGTGGCACGTACACGTTGACCGAGGAGCAGGCGACGGTGTTCGCCGACGACTCCAGCCCGGTCTTCATGACCGGGCTCGCCGAAGTGATCTCGTCGGTCTACCGTGACGAGGACAAGATCGTGGACGCCTACCGCGGCGGCAAGGCCCTGGCCTGGGGCGACCACGACCCGGCGCTGTTCGAGGGCACCGAACGGTTCTTCCGCCCCGGATACGCCGCCAACCTGCCGACCGACTGGATCCCCGCGCTCCGTGGTGTCCAGGAGAAGCTGACCGGCGGAGCCCGGGTGGCCGACGTGGGCTGCGGGCACGGCGCCTCGACCCTGGTGCTGGCCCGAACCTATCCGGAGACGCGCCTCACCGGCTTCGACTCCCACGAACCCTCGATCACCCGGGCCCGCGAGCTGGCCGTACAGGCCGGGGTAGCGGACCGGGTGACCTTCGAGACGGCCCGCGCCGACGACTACCCCGGCACCGGCTACGACCTGGTCTGCCTGTTCGACTGCCTGCACGACATGGGAGACCCCGTCGGTGCCCTGCGGCATATCCGCACGACCCTCGCCCCCGACGGCACCGTTCTGCTGGTCGAGCCGTTCGCGTACGGCAGGCTGCCGGACGACCTCAACCCGGTGGGCCGGCTCTTCTTCAACGCCTCCGCCACGGTCTGCGTGCCCGGCGCGCTCTCCCAGGGGGCGACGAAGGCACTGGGTGCCCAGGCCGGGCAGGAGCGATTGTTCGAGGTGGCCGGGCAGGCGGGGTTCACCCGCTCGCGCCAGGCGGCCGCCACCCCGTTCAACCTGGTGCTGGAGCTGAAACCATAG